One genomic region from Ochotona princeps isolate mOchPri1 chromosome 5, mOchPri1.hap1, whole genome shotgun sequence encodes:
- the TSN gene encoding translin isoform X1, with protein sequence MSVSEIFVELQGFLAAEQDIREEIRKVVQNLEQTAREILTLLQGVHQGAGFQDIPKRCLKAREHFSTVKTHLTSLKTKFPAGQYYRFHEHWRFVLQRLVFLAAFVVYLETETLVTREAVTEILGIEPDREKGFHLDVEDYLSGVLILASELSRLSVNSVTAGDYSRPLHISTFMNELDSGFRLLNLKNDSLRKRYDGLKYDVKKVEEVVYDLSIRGFNKETAAGAEK encoded by the exons ATGTCTGTGAGCGAGATATTCGTGGAGCTGCAGGGCTTCCTGGCTGCGGAGCAGGACATCCGAGAG GAGATCCGGAAAGTTGTGCAGAACTTGGAGCAGACAGCCCGGGAGATCCTCACTCTGCTGCAGGGCGTCCATCAGGGCGCCGGTTTCCAGGACA TTCCAAAGAGGTGTTTGAAGGCACGAGAACATTTCAGTACAGTGAAAACACATCTCACGTCGCTGAAGACCAAGTTCCCTGCCGGGCAGTATTACAG ATTCCACGAGCACTGGAGGTTTGTGCTGCAGCGCCTGGTCTTCCTGGCGGCGTTCGTGGTGTACCTGGAGACAGAGACCCTGGTGACCCGGGAGGCCGTGACAGAGATCCTGGGCA TTGAGCCAGATCGGGAGAAGGGCTTTCACCTGGACGTGGAGGACTATCTCTCAGGAGTTCTCATTCTCGCTAGTGAACTG tcgAGGCTGTCGGTCAACAGCGTGACTGCTGGAGACTACTCCAGGCCGCTTCACATCTCCACCTTCATGAACGAGCTGGATTCCGGATTCCGCCTTCTCAACCTGAAGAACGACTCTCTGAGGAAGCGCTATGACGGCCTGAAGTACGACGTGAAGAAGGTGGAGGAGGTGGTCTATGACCTGTCCATCCGGGGCTTTAATAAGGAGACAGCGGCTGGGGCAGAGAAATAG
- the TSN gene encoding translin isoform X2 translates to MSVSEIFVELQGFLAAEQDIREEIRKVVQNLEQTAREILTLLQGVHQGAGFQDIPKRCLKAREHFSTVKTHLTSLKTKFPAGQYYRFHEHWRFVLQRLVFLAAFVVYLETETLVTREAVTEILGIEAVGQQRDCWRLLQAASHLHLHERAGFRIPPSQPEERLSEEAL, encoded by the exons ATGTCTGTGAGCGAGATATTCGTGGAGCTGCAGGGCTTCCTGGCTGCGGAGCAGGACATCCGAGAG GAGATCCGGAAAGTTGTGCAGAACTTGGAGCAGACAGCCCGGGAGATCCTCACTCTGCTGCAGGGCGTCCATCAGGGCGCCGGTTTCCAGGACA TTCCAAAGAGGTGTTTGAAGGCACGAGAACATTTCAGTACAGTGAAAACACATCTCACGTCGCTGAAGACCAAGTTCCCTGCCGGGCAGTATTACAG ATTCCACGAGCACTGGAGGTTTGTGCTGCAGCGCCTGGTCTTCCTGGCGGCGTTCGTGGTGTACCTGGAGACAGAGACCCTGGTGACCCGGGAGGCCGTGACAGAGATCCTGGGCA tcgAGGCTGTCGGTCAACAGCGTGACTGCTGGAGACTACTCCAGGCCGCTTCACATCTCCACCTTCATGAACGAGCTGGATTCCGGATTCCGCCTTCTCAACCTGAAGAACGACTCTCTGAGGAAGCGCTATGA